A genomic segment from Oncorhynchus clarkii lewisi isolate Uvic-CL-2024 chromosome 12, UVic_Ocla_1.0, whole genome shotgun sequence encodes:
- the LOC139421114 gene encoding zinc finger protein 91-like isoform X1: protein MYTPTMAMHDMSRVKGFPCKECDMVCPSTPSLLEHMKAHYQQEENGRFECEQCGRIYKHAGSLANHKKSHEVGSFQCPVCTRTLPNAVALKNHLRIHTLSPSSAQAEEDGGDEGAEDGHDERNYGLAQDLSDGFARSHLNNSGMGHGVMSHDPDDHKKSPVTDDAWDRPFKCDQCDRTYRHHGSLVNHKKCHQEGAFKCTVCYKQFNNLAALNGHERTHSKFKTPGASMVNNNIHDSVTDQRPSAPQTDDASNCFCHLCQVALPNKSDFQEHILLHNAASSSLGLARSFPGIMPHNLSAVRSPAYTPALGDPLPLPHLPNDKRGPFDPMLGPPVNNPIYTCAYCGAGHPDLESLKVHYLTHDPHPGSHGQDGILNTDGIGSNSNPSPSGERAQSSSDDGERRFKCQDCGKSYRHAGSLVNHKRSHQTGLYQCTICCKQYPHLAALHSHLRSHKGRTSNQSSLNTEGDWLSSEPLTLDSQNSYVQEGSGATTPISLPGNLGDAAHFVPDGGHSSGLDSLEFHDRFDGSLAQSNSGHSPLPQNHRQADRHMCTDCGEMYGDISGIKSHMCPQRRQNQGMSNGFMGNMSSFNSPGGAALPSGGGNVKESNGQRSQYGSQSHSQGGGKRMNKEDEDDGEVYQCSVCGNHYASLRALRSHLRSHANNPTGPGTSVLSPNGEADWRIICSTCGQSFSRKQDLLNHQLIHGPQRSDAAAQSMGADPTNTNGKMDGDGRNHICVDCGMFFADRHHLITHLCPGKGRGGVLSKEGLNGAKGMTGGDGVSGGGVGGPGGSRDMGGQDRRQQMPDSEDRPHKCDQCGRGYRHPCSLLNHKKSHKTGVFRCLVCQKRYYNLLALKNHQRTHFDLKSKAAAGTGRSGPQVAPDSETMALLEWHKCEECGKAFKIQKQLENHLRLHEEHRAKAHAQLAKLGNGRYQGGPSGMQAMRGESSKSQNPGMGEVKYGQQQGFKQPYSEAGTSRAQNFDLQEGGRRPFACDECGRSYRHAGSLANHKNLHKIGEYHCNVCNSTYPNRLAMKNHLRLHFALKKHTCQECGKGFRTQKQLTTHHSAQLCKGAAGAVAQMDYECDGCCEGFATADELAAHDCPAQQLPSSSASLNSSSLSIDGADLVPDERPYSCDICNCSYKHASSLLNHKHTHKTGTFTCTYCDKPYSNYMALRNHMRIHTQKKRHICHHCGKAFRLARFLRNHQKVHEEGHTRFGCTSCGKSFQGRSGLARHRCGENQVGKEGRRMATASTTGGEECRYTCDQCGRSYAHASSLLNHKNTHTVGIYHCAVCLKTYSNLLALKNHRRIHSEIRRHRCPECGKAFRVSSQLNSHRRVHLKERELTCGPCQRSFPSQASFRLHQEISHGQAPRPPQQTQARAGGASGGTSGGGSSGLSWGSGLDLTLLQAQGLDPNGLPKMNSLSFQGPSGSRSRGATGTKSHVCNQCGRGYLHASSLLNHKNSHKTGAYFCNSCQKEFPNLMSLKNHRRIHTEPKRFQCPDCGKSFRVSTQLICHRRIHTKEKPFSCQQCDKRFSSKSNLRHHQKVHWSSSAPPTMAMGAASFLGHPPIGAGRPPKSHVCDQCGRGYRHAGSLQNHKNIHKTGAYFCSSCQKEFSNLMALKTHRRIHTEVKRHRCSDCGKAFRAPSQLIVHRRIHTQEKPFSCQQCTKRFSSKSNLRHHMKLHWSGSAPSSFLGKPVIGGGAKSHVCDQCGRAYRHASSLLNHKTIHKTGAYFCTSCQKEFHNLNALKNHQRIHTETKRYECPECGKSFRVSTQLIIHRRIHTKEKPFSCQQCDKRFSSKSNLRHHMKLHWGSSARPVRTNVSVAATSATLLALPQTHISTKYGWGWGKGKH, encoded by the exons ATGTATACGCCTACTATGGCAATGCATGATATGAGCCGTGTCAAGGGTTTCCCCTGTAAAGAGTGTGATATGGTTTGCCCCAGTACCCCTAGTCTGTTAGAACACATGAAGGCTCACTACCAGCAAGAAGAGAATGGCAGGTTTGAGTGTGAGCAATGTGGCCGCATCTATAAGCATGCTGGCAGCCTGGCCAACCATAAGAAATCCCATGAAGTGGGTTCCTTTCAGTGCCCAGTCTGCACCAGAACCCTGCCCAATGCTGTGGCCCTGAAGAACCACCTCCGTATCCACACACTATCCCCAAGCAGTGCCCAGGCAGAGGAAGACGGCGGTGACGAAGGCGCTGAAgacggacatgatgagaggaacTATGGTCTTGCACAGGACCTGTCTGATGGCTTTGCCCGCAGTCACCTGAACAACAGCGGAATGGGTCATGGTGTGATGTCACATGACCCAGATGATCATAAGAAGTCACCTGTAACTGACGATGCCTGGGATCGCCCATTCAAATGCGATCAGTGTGATAGGACCTACCGCCACCATGGCAGCCTGGTTAATCACAAGAAATGTCACCAGGAGGGGGCGTTCAAGTGCACCGTCTGTTACAAGCAGTTCAACAACCTGGCTGCTCTCAACGGCCATGAGCGAACCCACTCAAAGTTTAAGACTCCTGGAGCATCGATGGTTAACAACAACATACATGATTCTGTGACTGATCAGCGTCCGTCTGCTCCCCAAACCGATGATGCGTCTAACTGCTTCTGCCACCTGTGCCAGGTAGCTTTGCCCAACAAGAGTGACTTCCAGGAGCACATCCTATTGCATAATGCAGCCTCCTCTTCACTGGGTCTTGCCCGTAGTTTCCCTGGGATAATGCCGCACAATCTCAGCGCTGTCCGCTCCCCAGCATACACACCTGCCCTGGGTGACCCTCTGCCGCTTCCTCATTTGCCAAATGATAAACGTGGACCCTTTGATCCAATGCTTGGCCCTCCTGTCAATAACCCCATTTACACTTGTGCATACTGTGGGGCTGGGCATCCTGATCTGGAGAGTCTCAAAGTTCATTACCTGACCCATGACCCCCACCCAGGCTCCCATGGTCAGGATGGTATCCTGAACACGGATGGGATtggctctaactctaacccatctCCATCTGGAGAGAGAGCGCAATCTTCTTCTGATGATGGTGAACGTCGTTTCAAGTGTCAGGATTGTGGGAAAAGCTACCGCCATGCTGGAAGCCTGGTCAACCACAAGCGCTCCCACCAGACTGGCCTCTACCAGTGCACCATCTGCTGCAAGCAGTATCCGCATTTGGCTGCCTTGCATAGCCACCTCCGCAGCCATAAGGGAAGAACATCCAACCAATCATCCCTCAACACTGAAGGCGACTGGCTCTCCTCGGAACCCCTGACACTTGACTCTCAGAATAGTTATGTGCAGGAGGGGAGCGGCGCAACcacccctatctccctccctggAAATCTTGGTGACGCTGCTCACTTTGTACCTGATGGTGGCCACAGCAGTGGTTTGGATTCACTAGAGTTCCATGATCGATTTGATGGCTCCCTTGCCCAGAGCAACTCTGGGCACTCCCCTCTTCCCCAGAACCACCGCCAGGCTGATAGACATATGTGCACTGACTGTGGAGAAATGTATGGGGACATCTCTGGCATCAAGTCTCACATGTGCCCCCAACGGCGACAGAACCAGGGGATGTCCAATGGATTCATGGGAAACATGAGTAGCTTCAACAGTCCTGGAGGCGCTGCTCTCCCTTCAGGTGGAGGAAATGTGAAAGAGAGCAATGGACAGCGCTCTCAGTATGGTTCTCAGTCCCATTCCCAAGGAGGGGGGAAAAGGATGAATAAAGAAGATGAAGATGATGGTGAAGTGTACCAGTGCTCGGTGTGTGGGAACCATTATGCCAGCCTCAGGGCCCTGAGGAGCCATCTGCGCAGCCATGCTAACAATCCCACAGGGCCTGGGACTTCAGTGCTTTCTCCTAACGGTGAGGCAGATTGGAGGATTATCTGCAGCACCTGTGGCCAGAGCTTCTCCAGAAAGCAAGACCTGTTAAACCACCAACTGATTCATGGGCCACAAAGGTCAGATGCAGCAGCGCAGAGCATGGGGGCCGATCCTACAAATACTAATGGCAAAATGGATGGTGATGGGAGGAATCACATTTGCGTTGACTGTGGCATGTTCTTTGCTGATCGCCATCACCTGATCACTCACCTGTGTCCTGgtaagggaagaggaggagtgctGAGCAAAGAAGGATTGAATGGAGCTAAAGGGATGACTGGAGGAGATGGAGTTAGTGGCGGCGGAGTTGGAGGACCTGGAGGCAGTCGTGATATGGGAGGACAGGACCGTAGACAACAGATGCCAGATTCGGAGGATCGACCCCACAAATGTGACCAGTGTGGAAGGGGCTACAGGCACCCTTGCTCCCTGCTCAACCACAAGAAATCTCACAAGACCGGAGTCTTCAGATGCCTTGTCTGCCAGAAGCGCTACTACAACCTGCTGGCCCTTAAGAACCACCAGAGGACCCACTTTGATTTAAAAAG CAAGGCTGCCGCTGGCACAGGGAGAAGCGGTCCCCAAGTGGCACCCGATTCCGAAACGATGGCTTTACTTGAATG GCACAAGTGTGAGGAGTGTGGGAAGGCCTTCAAGATCCAGAAGCAGCTGGAAAACCACCTTCGGCTCCATGAAGAACACAGAGCAAAGGCTCACGCCCAGCTCGCAAAACTAGGCAATGGGAGGTATCAAGGAGGACCCTCTGGCATGCAGGCCATGAGAGGAGAATCGTCCAAATCCCAGAACCCTGGCATGGGGGAAGTCAAGTATGGACAACAACAAGGCTTCAAGCAACCCTACTCAGAGGCTGGTACTTCAAGGGCTCAGAATTTTGATCTACAAGAAGGGGGACGAAGACCCTTCGCCTGTGATGAGTGTGGACGGAGCTATCGTCATGCAGGCAGCTTGGCCAATCATAAGAATCTTCACAAAATTGGCGAGTATCACTGCAATGTCTGCAACTCCACTTACCCCAACCGCCTGGCCATGAAAAACCATCTGCGTCTTCATTTTGCCCTCAAGAAGCACACTTGCCAGGAATGTGGCAAAGGATTCCGTACCCAAAAGCAGCTGACCACCCACCACTCTGCACAGCTCTGCAAGGGGGCTGCAGGAGCTGTTGCTCAAATGGATTACGAGTGTGATGGGTGCTGCGAGGGTTTTGCTACTGCAGACGAGCTGGCTGCACATGACTGCCCTGCTCAGCAGCTCCCTTCGTCCTCGGCCTCCCTCAACAGCTCAAGCCTCAGCATCGATGGGGCTGACCTTGTGCCAGATGAACGCCCCTACAGCTGTGACATCTGCAACTGCTCTTACAAACATGCCAGCAGCCTGCTGaaccacaagcacacacacaagacGGGCACTTTTACTTGCACCTACTGCGACAAGCCGTACTCCAACTACATGGCGCTGCGCAACCACATGCGCATCCACACGCAGAAGAAGAGGCACATCTGCCACCACTGCGGGAAAGCGTTCCGGCTAGCCAGATTCCTCCGCAATCACCAGAAGGTCCATGAGGAGGGCCACACACGCTTTGGCTGCACCAGCTGCGGGAAGAGCTTCCAGGGGAGGTCAGGCCTGGCGAGGCATCGCTGCGGGGAGAACCAGGTAGGCAAGGAGGGCAGGAGGATGGCCACTGCAAGCACGACAGGGGGAGAAGAGTGCCGGTACAC ATGTGACCAGTGTGGCCGCTCCTACGCCCATGCCAGCTCCCTTCTCAACCACAAAAACACCCACACCGTCGGCATTTACCACTGTGCCGTGTGCCTCAAGACCTATTCCAACCTCCTGGCCCTCAAGAACCACCGGCGCATTCATTCAGAGATACGGCGTCACCGCTGCCCAGAATGCGGCAAGGCTTTCCGTGTCTCCTCCCAGCTCAACAGCCACCGTCGCGTCCACCTAAAGGAGAGGGAGCTCACTTGTGGCCCCTGCCAGCGCAGCTTCCCCAGCCAGGCCAGCTTCCGGCTCCACCAGGAGATCTCCCACGGCCAAGCCCCCAGGCCCCCCCAGCAGACACAGGCCAGGGCTGGGGGAGCCTCTGGGGGCACATCCGGGGGCGGGAGCTCAGGCCTTAGCTGGGGCTCCGGCCTGGATCTCACGTTGTTGCAGGCCCAAGGACTGGACCCCAATGGACTACCCAAAATGAACTCCCTGTCCTTCCAAGGCCCCAGTGGCAGCAGGAGCCGTGGGGCGACGGGGACCAAGTCGCACGTCTGCAACCAGTGCGGCCGCGGCTACCTCCACGCCAGCTCCCTCCTCAACCACAAAAACAGTCACAAAACAGGCGCCTACTTCTGTAACTCCTGTCAGAAGGAGTTTCCCAACCTGATGTCCCTCAAGAACCACCGGCGTATTCACACTGAGCCCAAACGTTTCCAGTGCCCCGACTGTGGAAAGTCCTTCCGTGTGTCCACCCAGCTCATCTGCCACAGGCGCATCCACACCAAGGAAAAGCCCTTCTCCTGCCAGCAGTGTGACAAGCGCTTCTCCAGCAAGTCCAACCTGCGCCACCACCAGAAGGTGCACTGGAGCAGCTCAGCGCCCCCCACCATGGCCATGGGCGCTGCCAGCTTCTTGG GTCATCCACCAATTGGCGCAGGGAGACCACCCAAGTCGCATGTCTGCGACCAGTGTGGCCGTGGTTACCGCCATGCCGGATCCCTCCAGAACCACAAGAACATCCACAAGACAGGCGCCTATTTCTGCAGCTCTTGTCAGAAGGAGTTCTCCAACCTGATGGCTCTCAAGACCCATCGGCGCATCCACACTGAGGTCAAACGCCACCGGTGCTCAGATTGTGGAAAGGCCTTCCGTGCGCCTAGCCAACTCATCGTCCACCGGCGCATTCACACCCAGGAGAAGCCCTTCTCCTGCCAGCAATGCACCAAACGCTTCTCTAGCAAGTCCAACCTACGTCACCACATGAAGTTGCATTGGAGCGGCTCAGCGCCTTCCAGTTTCCTGG GTAAACCAGTAATTGGTGGGGGGGCCAAGTCGCACGTCTGTGACCAGTGTGGCCGTGCCTACCGCCACGCCAGCTCCCTCCTCAACCACAAGACCATCCACAAGACTGGCGCTTATTTCTGCACCTCCTGTCAAAAGGAGTTTCACAATCTGAACGCCCTCAAGAACCACCAGCGCATCCATACGGAGACCAAGCGCTACGAGTGCCCGGAGTGCGGAAAGTCCTTCCGCGTGTCCACCCAGCTCATAATCCACCGCCGCATCCACACCAAGGAGAAACCCTTCTCCTGCCAGCAGTGTGACAAGCGCTTCTCCAGCAAGTCCAACCTGCGCCACCACATGAAGTTGCATTGGGGCAGCTCAGCGCGCCCTGTGCGCACCAATGTGTCTGTGGCTGCTACCAGTGCCACCCTCTTGGCTCTGCCTCAGACCCATATCTCTACAAAGTATGGGTGGGGTTGGGGAAAGGGGAAGCATTGA
- the LOC139421114 gene encoding zinc finger protein 729-like isoform X2, producing the protein MYTPTMAMHDMSRVKGFPCKECDMVCPSTPSLLEHMKAHYQQEENGRFECEQCGRIYKHAGSLANHKKSHEVGSFQCPVCTRTLPNAVALKNHLRIHTLSPSSAQAEEDGGDEGAEDGHDERNYGLAQDLSDGFARSHLNNSGMGHGVMSHDPDDHKKSPVTDDAWDRPFKCDQCDRTYRHHGSLVNHKKCHQEGAFKCTVCYKQFNNLAALNGHERTHSKFKTPGASMVNNNIHDSVTDQRPSAPQTDDASNCFCHLCQVALPNKSDFQEHILLHNAASSSLGLARSFPGIMPHNLSAVRSPAYTPALGDPLPLPHLPNDKRGPFDPMLGPPVNNPIYTCAYCGAGHPDLESLKVHYLTHDPHPGSHGQDGILNTDGIGSNSNPSPSGERAQSSSDDGERRFKCQDCGKSYRHAGSLVNHKRSHQTGLYQCTICCKQYPHLAALHSHLRSHKGRTSNQSSLNTEGDWLSSEPLTLDSQNSYVQEGSGATTPISLPGNLGDAAHFVPDGGHSSGLDSLEFHDRFDGSLAQSNSGHSPLPQNHRQADRHMCTDCGEMYGDISGIKSHMCPQRRQNQGMSNGFMGNMSSFNSPGGAALPSGGGNVKESNGQRSQYGSQSHSQGGGKRMNKEDEDDGEVYQCSVCGNHYASLRALRSHLRSHANNPTGPGTSVLSPNGEADWRIICSTCGQSFSRKQDLLNHQLIHGPQRSDAAAQSMGADPTNTNGKMDGDGRNHICVDCGMFFADRHHLITHLCPGKGRGGVLSKEGLNGAKGMTGGDGVSGGGVGGPGGSRDMGGQDRRQQMPDSEDRPHKCDQCGRGYRHPCSLLNHKKSHKTGVFRCLVCQKRYYNLLALKNHQRTHFDLKRHKCEECGKAFKIQKQLENHLRLHEEHRAKAHAQLAKLGNGRYQGGPSGMQAMRGESSKSQNPGMGEVKYGQQQGFKQPYSEAGTSRAQNFDLQEGGRRPFACDECGRSYRHAGSLANHKNLHKIGEYHCNVCNSTYPNRLAMKNHLRLHFALKKHTCQECGKGFRTQKQLTTHHSAQLCKGAAGAVAQMDYECDGCCEGFATADELAAHDCPAQQLPSSSASLNSSSLSIDGADLVPDERPYSCDICNCSYKHASSLLNHKHTHKTGTFTCTYCDKPYSNYMALRNHMRIHTQKKRHICHHCGKAFRLARFLRNHQKVHEEGHTRFGCTSCGKSFQGRSGLARHRCGENQVGKEGRRMATASTTGGEECRYTCDQCGRSYAHASSLLNHKNTHTVGIYHCAVCLKTYSNLLALKNHRRIHSEIRRHRCPECGKAFRVSSQLNSHRRVHLKERELTCGPCQRSFPSQASFRLHQEISHGQAPRPPQQTQARAGGASGGTSGGGSSGLSWGSGLDLTLLQAQGLDPNGLPKMNSLSFQGPSGSRSRGATGTKSHVCNQCGRGYLHASSLLNHKNSHKTGAYFCNSCQKEFPNLMSLKNHRRIHTEPKRFQCPDCGKSFRVSTQLICHRRIHTKEKPFSCQQCDKRFSSKSNLRHHQKVHWSSSAPPTMAMGAASFLGHPPIGAGRPPKSHVCDQCGRGYRHAGSLQNHKNIHKTGAYFCSSCQKEFSNLMALKTHRRIHTEVKRHRCSDCGKAFRAPSQLIVHRRIHTQEKPFSCQQCTKRFSSKSNLRHHMKLHWSGSAPSSFLGKPVIGGGAKSHVCDQCGRAYRHASSLLNHKTIHKTGAYFCTSCQKEFHNLNALKNHQRIHTETKRYECPECGKSFRVSTQLIIHRRIHTKEKPFSCQQCDKRFSSKSNLRHHMKLHWGSSARPVRTNVSVAATSATLLALPQTHISTKYGWGWGKGKH; encoded by the exons ATGTATACGCCTACTATGGCAATGCATGATATGAGCCGTGTCAAGGGTTTCCCCTGTAAAGAGTGTGATATGGTTTGCCCCAGTACCCCTAGTCTGTTAGAACACATGAAGGCTCACTACCAGCAAGAAGAGAATGGCAGGTTTGAGTGTGAGCAATGTGGCCGCATCTATAAGCATGCTGGCAGCCTGGCCAACCATAAGAAATCCCATGAAGTGGGTTCCTTTCAGTGCCCAGTCTGCACCAGAACCCTGCCCAATGCTGTGGCCCTGAAGAACCACCTCCGTATCCACACACTATCCCCAAGCAGTGCCCAGGCAGAGGAAGACGGCGGTGACGAAGGCGCTGAAgacggacatgatgagaggaacTATGGTCTTGCACAGGACCTGTCTGATGGCTTTGCCCGCAGTCACCTGAACAACAGCGGAATGGGTCATGGTGTGATGTCACATGACCCAGATGATCATAAGAAGTCACCTGTAACTGACGATGCCTGGGATCGCCCATTCAAATGCGATCAGTGTGATAGGACCTACCGCCACCATGGCAGCCTGGTTAATCACAAGAAATGTCACCAGGAGGGGGCGTTCAAGTGCACCGTCTGTTACAAGCAGTTCAACAACCTGGCTGCTCTCAACGGCCATGAGCGAACCCACTCAAAGTTTAAGACTCCTGGAGCATCGATGGTTAACAACAACATACATGATTCTGTGACTGATCAGCGTCCGTCTGCTCCCCAAACCGATGATGCGTCTAACTGCTTCTGCCACCTGTGCCAGGTAGCTTTGCCCAACAAGAGTGACTTCCAGGAGCACATCCTATTGCATAATGCAGCCTCCTCTTCACTGGGTCTTGCCCGTAGTTTCCCTGGGATAATGCCGCACAATCTCAGCGCTGTCCGCTCCCCAGCATACACACCTGCCCTGGGTGACCCTCTGCCGCTTCCTCATTTGCCAAATGATAAACGTGGACCCTTTGATCCAATGCTTGGCCCTCCTGTCAATAACCCCATTTACACTTGTGCATACTGTGGGGCTGGGCATCCTGATCTGGAGAGTCTCAAAGTTCATTACCTGACCCATGACCCCCACCCAGGCTCCCATGGTCAGGATGGTATCCTGAACACGGATGGGATtggctctaactctaacccatctCCATCTGGAGAGAGAGCGCAATCTTCTTCTGATGATGGTGAACGTCGTTTCAAGTGTCAGGATTGTGGGAAAAGCTACCGCCATGCTGGAAGCCTGGTCAACCACAAGCGCTCCCACCAGACTGGCCTCTACCAGTGCACCATCTGCTGCAAGCAGTATCCGCATTTGGCTGCCTTGCATAGCCACCTCCGCAGCCATAAGGGAAGAACATCCAACCAATCATCCCTCAACACTGAAGGCGACTGGCTCTCCTCGGAACCCCTGACACTTGACTCTCAGAATAGTTATGTGCAGGAGGGGAGCGGCGCAACcacccctatctccctccctggAAATCTTGGTGACGCTGCTCACTTTGTACCTGATGGTGGCCACAGCAGTGGTTTGGATTCACTAGAGTTCCATGATCGATTTGATGGCTCCCTTGCCCAGAGCAACTCTGGGCACTCCCCTCTTCCCCAGAACCACCGCCAGGCTGATAGACATATGTGCACTGACTGTGGAGAAATGTATGGGGACATCTCTGGCATCAAGTCTCACATGTGCCCCCAACGGCGACAGAACCAGGGGATGTCCAATGGATTCATGGGAAACATGAGTAGCTTCAACAGTCCTGGAGGCGCTGCTCTCCCTTCAGGTGGAGGAAATGTGAAAGAGAGCAATGGACAGCGCTCTCAGTATGGTTCTCAGTCCCATTCCCAAGGAGGGGGGAAAAGGATGAATAAAGAAGATGAAGATGATGGTGAAGTGTACCAGTGCTCGGTGTGTGGGAACCATTATGCCAGCCTCAGGGCCCTGAGGAGCCATCTGCGCAGCCATGCTAACAATCCCACAGGGCCTGGGACTTCAGTGCTTTCTCCTAACGGTGAGGCAGATTGGAGGATTATCTGCAGCACCTGTGGCCAGAGCTTCTCCAGAAAGCAAGACCTGTTAAACCACCAACTGATTCATGGGCCACAAAGGTCAGATGCAGCAGCGCAGAGCATGGGGGCCGATCCTACAAATACTAATGGCAAAATGGATGGTGATGGGAGGAATCACATTTGCGTTGACTGTGGCATGTTCTTTGCTGATCGCCATCACCTGATCACTCACCTGTGTCCTGgtaagggaagaggaggagtgctGAGCAAAGAAGGATTGAATGGAGCTAAAGGGATGACTGGAGGAGATGGAGTTAGTGGCGGCGGAGTTGGAGGACCTGGAGGCAGTCGTGATATGGGAGGACAGGACCGTAGACAACAGATGCCAGATTCGGAGGATCGACCCCACAAATGTGACCAGTGTGGAAGGGGCTACAGGCACCCTTGCTCCCTGCTCAACCACAAGAAATCTCACAAGACCGGAGTCTTCAGATGCCTTGTCTGCCAGAAGCGCTACTACAACCTGCTGGCCCTTAAGAACCACCAGAGGACCCACTTTGATTTAAAAAG GCACAAGTGTGAGGAGTGTGGGAAGGCCTTCAAGATCCAGAAGCAGCTGGAAAACCACCTTCGGCTCCATGAAGAACACAGAGCAAAGGCTCACGCCCAGCTCGCAAAACTAGGCAATGGGAGGTATCAAGGAGGACCCTCTGGCATGCAGGCCATGAGAGGAGAATCGTCCAAATCCCAGAACCCTGGCATGGGGGAAGTCAAGTATGGACAACAACAAGGCTTCAAGCAACCCTACTCAGAGGCTGGTACTTCAAGGGCTCAGAATTTTGATCTACAAGAAGGGGGACGAAGACCCTTCGCCTGTGATGAGTGTGGACGGAGCTATCGTCATGCAGGCAGCTTGGCCAATCATAAGAATCTTCACAAAATTGGCGAGTATCACTGCAATGTCTGCAACTCCACTTACCCCAACCGCCTGGCCATGAAAAACCATCTGCGTCTTCATTTTGCCCTCAAGAAGCACACTTGCCAGGAATGTGGCAAAGGATTCCGTACCCAAAAGCAGCTGACCACCCACCACTCTGCACAGCTCTGCAAGGGGGCTGCAGGAGCTGTTGCTCAAATGGATTACGAGTGTGATGGGTGCTGCGAGGGTTTTGCTACTGCAGACGAGCTGGCTGCACATGACTGCCCTGCTCAGCAGCTCCCTTCGTCCTCGGCCTCCCTCAACAGCTCAAGCCTCAGCATCGATGGGGCTGACCTTGTGCCAGATGAACGCCCCTACAGCTGTGACATCTGCAACTGCTCTTACAAACATGCCAGCAGCCTGCTGaaccacaagcacacacacaagacGGGCACTTTTACTTGCACCTACTGCGACAAGCCGTACTCCAACTACATGGCGCTGCGCAACCACATGCGCATCCACACGCAGAAGAAGAGGCACATCTGCCACCACTGCGGGAAAGCGTTCCGGCTAGCCAGATTCCTCCGCAATCACCAGAAGGTCCATGAGGAGGGCCACACACGCTTTGGCTGCACCAGCTGCGGGAAGAGCTTCCAGGGGAGGTCAGGCCTGGCGAGGCATCGCTGCGGGGAGAACCAGGTAGGCAAGGAGGGCAGGAGGATGGCCACTGCAAGCACGACAGGGGGAGAAGAGTGCCGGTACAC ATGTGACCAGTGTGGCCGCTCCTACGCCCATGCCAGCTCCCTTCTCAACCACAAAAACACCCACACCGTCGGCATTTACCACTGTGCCGTGTGCCTCAAGACCTATTCCAACCTCCTGGCCCTCAAGAACCACCGGCGCATTCATTCAGAGATACGGCGTCACCGCTGCCCAGAATGCGGCAAGGCTTTCCGTGTCTCCTCCCAGCTCAACAGCCACCGTCGCGTCCACCTAAAGGAGAGGGAGCTCACTTGTGGCCCCTGCCAGCGCAGCTTCCCCAGCCAGGCCAGCTTCCGGCTCCACCAGGAGATCTCCCACGGCCAAGCCCCCAGGCCCCCCCAGCAGACACAGGCCAGGGCTGGGGGAGCCTCTGGGGGCACATCCGGGGGCGGGAGCTCAGGCCTTAGCTGGGGCTCCGGCCTGGATCTCACGTTGTTGCAGGCCCAAGGACTGGACCCCAATGGACTACCCAAAATGAACTCCCTGTCCTTCCAAGGCCCCAGTGGCAGCAGGAGCCGTGGGGCGACGGGGACCAAGTCGCACGTCTGCAACCAGTGCGGCCGCGGCTACCTCCACGCCAGCTCCCTCCTCAACCACAAAAACAGTCACAAAACAGGCGCCTACTTCTGTAACTCCTGTCAGAAGGAGTTTCCCAACCTGATGTCCCTCAAGAACCACCGGCGTATTCACACTGAGCCCAAACGTTTCCAGTGCCCCGACTGTGGAAAGTCCTTCCGTGTGTCCACCCAGCTCATCTGCCACAGGCGCATCCACACCAAGGAAAAGCCCTTCTCCTGCCAGCAGTGTGACAAGCGCTTCTCCAGCAAGTCCAACCTGCGCCACCACCAGAAGGTGCACTGGAGCAGCTCAGCGCCCCCCACCATGGCCATGGGCGCTGCCAGCTTCTTGG GTCATCCACCAATTGGCGCAGGGAGACCACCCAAGTCGCATGTCTGCGACCAGTGTGGCCGTGGTTACCGCCATGCCGGATCCCTCCAGAACCACAAGAACATCCACAAGACAGGCGCCTATTTCTGCAGCTCTTGTCAGAAGGAGTTCTCCAACCTGATGGCTCTCAAGACCCATCGGCGCATCCACACTGAGGTCAAACGCCACCGGTGCTCAGATTGTGGAAAGGCCTTCCGTGCGCCTAGCCAACTCATCGTCCACCGGCGCATTCACACCCAGGAGAAGCCCTTCTCCTGCCAGCAATGCACCAAACGCTTCTCTAGCAAGTCCAACCTACGTCACCACATGAAGTTGCATTGGAGCGGCTCAGCGCCTTCCAGTTTCCTGG GTAAACCAGTAATTGGTGGGGGGGCCAAGTCGCACGTCTGTGACCAGTGTGGCCGTGCCTACCGCCACGCCAGCTCCCTCCTCAACCACAAGACCATCCACAAGACTGGCGCTTATTTCTGCACCTCCTGTCAAAAGGAGTTTCACAATCTGAACGCCCTCAAGAACCACCAGCGCATCCATACGGAGACCAAGCGCTACGAGTGCCCGGAGTGCGGAAAGTCCTTCCGCGTGTCCACCCAGCTCATAATCCACCGCCGCATCCACACCAAGGAGAAACCCTTCTCCTGCCAGCAGTGTGACAAGCGCTTCTCCAGCAAGTCCAACCTGCGCCACCACATGAAGTTGCATTGGGGCAGCTCAGCGCGCCCTGTGCGCACCAATGTGTCTGTGGCTGCTACCAGTGCCACCCTCTTGGCTCTGCCTCAGACCCATATCTCTACAAAGTATGGGTGGGGTTGGGGAAAGGGGAAGCATTGA